In Corynebacterium ulcerans, one genomic interval encodes:
- a CDS encoding SAM-dependent methyltransferase produces MADHAHNLRTSFGHGRPLSRPVGVITRGTTGFNRLRRCDRWMTHHPDISAALRRSQTPLALDVGYGASFTTTVEWARWLRTIRPNIQVTGLEIDPERVLPPRDGVTFELGGFELAGYQPTIVRAFNVLRQYDVDQVHDAWTMVTSRLQPGGFFIEGTCDELGRRSTWVLLDSSGPLSLTLAWDPFDIERPSDIAERLPKALIHRNVPGEKIHRLLSLADAAWNHNAPWAAYGPRVRWRAARASLIEQGIPMMPIRRPVRDNLITVPWSLVDPGQC; encoded by the coding sequence ATGGCCGACCATGCCCACAATCTCCGAACGTCTTTTGGGCACGGTCGGCCTTTGTCGCGTCCTGTCGGCGTGATCACTCGTGGGACGACGGGTTTTAACCGTCTCCGCAGATGCGATAGGTGGATGACTCACCATCCAGACATCAGCGCGGCACTGCGTAGATCCCAAACACCATTGGCCTTGGACGTGGGCTATGGAGCTAGTTTTACCACCACCGTAGAGTGGGCCCGTTGGTTGCGCACAATACGTCCTAATATCCAGGTCACAGGGCTAGAAATTGACCCGGAACGGGTTTTACCGCCACGTGATGGAGTTACCTTTGAACTGGGTGGTTTTGAACTAGCGGGTTACCAACCCACGATCGTGCGAGCTTTCAATGTCTTACGCCAGTATGACGTAGACCAAGTGCACGATGCGTGGACTATGGTGACCTCACGCCTCCAACCCGGAGGATTCTTCATCGAGGGCACATGCGACGAACTCGGACGACGCTCAACATGGGTATTACTCGACAGCTCAGGCCCACTATCACTCACTCTTGCGTGGGATCCTTTCGACATAGAACGCCCCTCTGACATCGCTGAGCGGCTCCCCAAAGCACTTATCCACCGAAACGTTCCCGGCGAGAAGATTCACCGGCTACTTTCGCTTGCCGACGCCGCCTGGAACCACAATGCCCCCTGGGCAGCCTATGGCCCCCGCGTACGTTGGAGAGCTGCCCGCGCTTCCCTCATAGAACAGGGTATCCCCATGATGCCGATTCGACGTCCAGTACGCGACAACCTCATAACCGTCCCGTGGTCTCTTGTAGATCCAGGGCAGTGCTAA